Proteins from one Clostridium cellulovorans 743B genomic window:
- the guaB gene encoding IMP dehydrogenase, whose protein sequence is MARILKTAYTFDDVLLVPNKSEILPREVSLETNLTKTIKLKIPVISAGMDTVTESKMAMAIAREGGIGIIHKNMSIEQQASEVDRVKRQENGVITNPFYLHADNTLKEADQLMAKYRISGVPIVDQDRKLVGIVTNRDMLFVDDLSQKVGDVMTRENLITALEGTSIEEAKKILMKNKIEKLPLVDENNVLKGLITIKDIEKVRIFPNAAKDSQGRLLCGAAVGVTGDMMERVDALVAVSVDVITVDTAHGHSKGVLDAVRTIKAKYPELQVIAGNIATAEATKDLIEAGADCVKVGIGPGSICTTRVVAGVGVPQLTAVMDCVEEANKYGIPVIADGGLKYSGDMVKALAAGAKVCMLGSMFAGCEESPGEIEIYQGRSYKVYRGMGSLSAMANGSKDRYFQEDNKKFVPEGVEGRVPFKGSVVDTIYQLVGGMKSGFGYLGSKDLQTIYETATFVVQTSAGLKESHPHDISITKEAPNYSVNA, encoded by the coding sequence ATGGCAAGAATTCTTAAAACCGCTTATACTTTTGATGATGTACTTTTAGTACCAAACAAATCTGAGATTTTACCAAGAGAGGTAAGCTTAGAAACGAATTTAACTAAAACAATTAAGTTAAAAATACCTGTAATCAGTGCTGGTATGGATACTGTTACAGAAAGTAAAATGGCCATGGCAATAGCAAGAGAAGGCGGAATAGGAATTATTCATAAAAACATGTCTATAGAACAACAGGCAAGTGAAGTTGACAGAGTAAAGAGACAAGAAAATGGCGTTATAACAAATCCCTTCTATCTTCATGCAGATAATACTCTAAAAGAAGCAGACCAATTAATGGCTAAATACAGAATATCAGGAGTTCCTATAGTTGACCAAGATAGAAAATTAGTAGGAATCGTTACAAACAGAGATATGCTTTTTGTTGATGATTTATCACAAAAAGTTGGAGATGTAATGACAAGAGAAAATCTTATCACAGCTTTAGAAGGAACAAGCATTGAAGAAGCAAAGAAAATTCTTATGAAGAATAAAATTGAAAAATTACCTTTAGTAGATGAAAATAACGTTTTAAAAGGCCTTATAACTATTAAAGACATCGAAAAGGTAAGAATATTCCCTAATGCAGCAAAGGATTCACAAGGAAGATTACTTTGTGGTGCTGCTGTAGGTGTTACAGGAGACATGATGGAAAGAGTTGATGCTCTTGTAGCTGTAAGTGTTGACGTAATAACAGTAGATACAGCTCACGGACATTCAAAGGGAGTTTTAGATGCTGTAAGAACTATAAAAGCAAAATATCCAGAACTTCAAGTAATCGCAGGAAATATAGCAACAGCAGAAGCTACAAAGGATTTAATTGAAGCTGGTGCAGATTGCGTAAAAGTTGGTATAGGACCTGGTTCAATCTGTACTACAAGAGTAGTTGCAGGTGTTGGAGTTCCACAATTAACAGCTGTTATGGATTGTGTTGAAGAAGCTAATAAATATGGAATACCAGTTATAGCTGACGGTGGATTAAAATACTCTGGAGATATGGTAAAAGCTTTAGCAGCTGGTGCAAAAGTATGTATGCTTGGGTCAATGTTTGCTGGTTGTGAAGAATCACCAGGAGAAATCGAAATTTATCAAGGAAGAAGCTATAAGGTTTATAGAGGTATGGGTTCGTTAAGTGCTATGGCGAACGGAAGTAAGGATAGATATTTCCAAGAAGATAATAAAAAGTTTGTTCCAGAGGGTGTTGAAGGAAGAGTTCCATTTAAGGGTAGTGTAGTAGATACTATTTATCAATTAGTAGGTGGAATGAAATCAGGTTTTGGATATCTAGGTTCAAAAGACTTACAAACAATATACGAAACAGCTACTTTTGTAGTTCAAACTTCTGCAGGATTAAAAGAAAGTCATCCTCATGATATTTCAATAACAAAAGAAGCACCAAACTATAGTGTAAATGCATAA
- a CDS encoding ABC transporter substrate-binding protein: MKKCISRRKLILNIIAITFIGIFLIYQPKVFNGKNLPITDSKDRLELIKERKVMNVVISDNNYPFSYIDPETNELTGINGDIIKEIARRLGLERVEVKKIVPFEDLLTELNNNKEIDVMSDRMYAIEERKKIALFTDILYKEWEVVVIPKFSKITVKEDLKNAVVGAQEGTVFLDLANKWKEQKLIKDVVVFDNQANLMSAINTLKVDAGITDSILVSYLISNNPKLYLKTLYPYEPELPGLIASAVRKNDVSLANAINKEIDGMKKDKTLLKILESYGLNQENFVPADNPIT; this comes from the coding sequence ATGAAAAAATGTATTTCTAGAAGAAAATTAATTTTAAATATAATAGCTATAACTTTCATTGGAATATTCCTTATATACCAACCAAAAGTTTTTAATGGTAAAAATCTGCCCATTACAGATTCAAAAGATAGATTAGAATTAATAAAAGAAAGAAAAGTAATGAATGTTGTTATATCAGATAACAACTATCCTTTCTCCTATATTGATCCAGAAACTAATGAACTTACTGGGATTAATGGTGATATCATAAAAGAAATTGCACGACGCCTTGGTTTAGAGAGGGTTGAAGTCAAAAAAATAGTACCCTTCGAAGATTTACTGACAGAATTGAATAATAATAAAGAGATAGATGTAATGTCAGATAGAATGTATGCAATAGAAGAACGTAAAAAAATAGCTTTGTTCACTGATATACTATATAAAGAATGGGAAGTAGTGGTTATACCTAAATTTTCAAAAATAACTGTTAAAGAAGATTTAAAAAATGCAGTTGTCGGTGCACAAGAAGGAACTGTTTTTTTAGATTTGGCTAATAAATGGAAAGAACAAAAACTTATTAAAGACGTTGTCGTCTTTGATAATCAAGCTAATTTAATGTCAGCAATTAATACCCTTAAAGTTGATGCGGGAATAACGGACTCTATTCTTGTATCTTATTTAATATCAAATAATCCTAAATTGTATTTAAAGACCTTATATCCCTATGAACCAGAACTTCCAGGTTTAATAGCATCAGCAGTAAGGAAAAATGATGTTTCATTAGCAAACGCAATTAATAAAGAAATTGATGGAATGAAAAAGGATAAAACACTGCTAAAAATTCTTGAAAGTTACGGACTTAATCAAGAAAATTTTGTTCCAGCGGATAATCCCATTACTTGA
- a CDS encoding FtsK/SpoIIIE domain-containing protein has product MSNLKESAFCQPNNNSDTDWKEVIYPTTIETGLFSFIILTAFIILETYFFIRLNRVIPPLYINVPIIYRSIRFNGLINIVVLLLWGYSIYEAIKLYMRIDKNKTNPTIEKSLVYMIHSLKLFDEESFEIEKDGKKKIEKRIVRIIRIFYNDDDKKVYVRIAKDGDRFTKEAAALGNNLESALGMNLDVMNTTVNYVEYVFLKYNDRRLDLATSIKQKTFDIINISGNISYQLSKTPHSLIVGGTGSGKSFFILGKIVSYLSLTPQADLYIIDPKKADLSLLRFIEGFEDKVATEPNKIAKLLREVVELMEKRYSEYFNDISAFGRLIAILGYPLSLLYLTSSLHFFIL; this is encoded by the coding sequence ATGTCTAATTTAAAGGAATCAGCATTTTGTCAACCAAATAATAATTCAGATACTGATTGGAAGGAAGTAATATATCCCACGACAATAGAAACTGGTTTATTTAGCTTTATTATACTTACTGCTTTTATAATATTAGAAACTTATTTTTTCATTCGATTAAATAGAGTTATTCCACCATTATATATTAATGTACCCATTATCTATAGGAGTATTAGATTTAATGGTTTGATAAATATCGTAGTTCTATTACTATGGGGGTATTCCATCTATGAGGCTATAAAATTATATATGAGAATAGACAAAAATAAAACTAATCCTACGATAGAAAAAAGTTTAGTCTACATGATTCATAGTTTAAAGCTTTTTGATGAAGAATCATTCGAGATAGAAAAGGATGGAAAGAAAAAAATTGAAAAAAGAATAGTTAGAATCATAAGGATTTTTTATAATGATGACGACAAGAAGGTTTATGTTCGTATTGCGAAAGATGGTGATAGATTTACAAAAGAAGCTGCTGCACTAGGTAATAATTTAGAAAGTGCATTAGGAATGAATTTAGATGTAATGAATACAACTGTTAACTATGTCGAATATGTGTTTTTGAAATACAATGACAGAAGACTTGACTTAGCTACAAGTATTAAACAAAAGACGTTTGACATTATTAATATTTCAGGAAATATATCTTATCAATTAAGTAAAACACCACACTCACTAATAGTTGGTGGAACAGGAAGTGGAAAGAGTTTCTTTATCTTAGGTAAGATAGTTTCCTATCTAAGTTTAACTCCACAAGCAGATTTATATATTATAGATCCTAAGAAAGCAGATTTATCCTTATTAAGGTTTATAGAAGGTTTTGAGGATAAGGTAGCAACTGAACCCAATAAAATAGCTAAGTTATTAAGAGAAGTAGTTGAATTAATGGAAAAACGTTATTCTGAATATTTTAACGATATATCCGCATTTGGAAGACTTATAGCGATTTTGGGTTATCCCCTGTCATTGTTGTATTTGACGAGTTCTCTGCATTTCTTCATTCTGTAG
- a CDS encoding AAA family ATPase: protein MEKILYVYSSEKIEDLKKDFNHSRIISISYILNMFANIENIDDENFDEYIIDLTTLAFEHGYYKLFIEGYIYKLTDEFKNAKFLVNNLQKDSFLDKFPYIFDSINDKYVVKLDDNVKRNEDIIEMSNKYSESMPLFMYSNTMLDNITVEYKIISIGCLFNGVEDLSFKFNMESIKSFFDCNEIQYIDITQVIDLFKLRKDLILTFEIILRQIFIYKNDIKFLICDEKSDDIKSYLPFTFKIDNDFFNKEEIVHKSIQETTNKHNLKEIFNIINYRLKGHDDFKKDFKFNLEKYMFLNKIGERKIFSIFLTGESGIGKTEFAKMLSDIMYPSESLIKINFGNYSNEGVLNSLIGSPLGYIGSEDGGELINKMKISNSKIILIDEFEKATPSVFHFFYELLEDGKFTDRHGVEHSMDGYIIIFTSNMSRKRYIDNVPDPLKSRFDMVYCFVDLPAEEKKKFAIEVAEKLIGKIYQNENIQIEFTSIENELDKIITHNNLRSIKRKVEDVVITEYYKSVEKIKISEPLKI, encoded by the coding sequence ATGGAGAAAATATTATATGTTTATAGTAGTGAAAAGATAGAAGATTTAAAAAAAGATTTTAATCATAGTCGTATTATTAGTATAAGTTATATTCTTAATATGTTTGCAAATATAGAGAATATTGATGATGAAAATTTTGATGAATATATAATTGATCTTACAACGTTAGCGTTTGAACATGGCTATTATAAGTTATTTATAGAAGGATACATATATAAACTTACAGATGAATTTAAAAATGCTAAATTTTTAGTTAACAACTTGCAAAAAGATTCTTTTCTTGATAAATTTCCATATATATTTGATTCCATAAATGATAAATATGTCGTAAAATTAGATGATAATGTAAAAAGAAATGAAGATATTATAGAAATGAGCAATAAGTATAGTGAATCTATGCCTTTATTTATGTATAGTAACACAATGTTGGATAATATCACTGTAGAATATAAGATTATATCTATTGGATGTCTTTTTAATGGAGTAGAGGACTTGAGTTTTAAATTTAATATGGAAAGTATAAAATCATTTTTTGATTGTAATGAAATACAATACATAGATATTACTCAAGTGATTGATTTATTTAAATTGAGAAAAGATTTAATATTAACTTTTGAAATTATACTTAGACAAATTTTTATTTATAAGAATGATATTAAATTTTTAATTTGTGATGAAAAGTCAGATGACATAAAGAGTTATTTACCATTTACGTTTAAAATAGATAATGATTTTTTTAACAAGGAAGAAATAGTCCATAAATCTATACAAGAGACTACTAACAAGCATAATCTTAAAGAAATATTCAATATAATTAATTATAGGTTAAAGGGGCATGATGATTTTAAAAAAGACTTCAAATTTAATTTAGAAAAATATATGTTCTTAAATAAAATAGGAGAACGTAAAATATTTTCTATTTTCTTAACTGGAGAATCTGGAATAGGAAAAACCGAATTTGCTAAAATGCTTTCAGATATAATGTATCCATCTGAAAGTTTAATAAAAATTAACTTTGGTAATTACTCTAACGAAGGTGTATTAAATAGCTTGATTGGTTCACCTCTAGGCTATATTGGGAGTGAAGATGGAGGAGAACTTATCAACAAAATGAAAATTTCAAATTCTAAAATAATCTTAATTGATGAATTTGAGAAAGCAACTCCAAGTGTATTTCATTTCTTCTATGAACTTTTAGAAGATGGTAAATTTACTGATAGGCATGGGGTTGAACATAGCATGGATGGATATATTATCATATTTACTTCTAATATGTCACGAAAAAGATATATTGATAATGTCCCAGATCCTTTAAAGTCAAGATTTGATATGGTTTATTGCTTTGTTGATTTGCCTGCAGAAGAAAAGAAAAAATTTGCTATAGAAGTGGCAGAAAAACTAATAGGAAAAATCTATCAAAATGAAAATATACAGATAGAGTTTACCTCTATAGAAAATGAATTAGATAAAATAATTACACATAATAATTTACGAAGTATAAAAAGAAAAGTTGAGGATGTAGTGATAACAGAGTATTACAAATCCGTAGAGAAAATAAAAATTTCAGAGCCATTGAAGATTTAG
- a CDS encoding DUF3173 domain-containing protein — MSVTICKDDLIEMGYKKYQAISLIREAKAIMVQKGCPYYNNKRLGRVPREVVESILGVSLVLEMKIANYE, encoded by the coding sequence TTGAGCGTAACAATATGTAAAGATGATTTAATTGAAATGGGATATAAAAAGTATCAAGCTATTTCATTGATTAGGGAAGCGAAAGCTATAATGGTGCAAAAAGGTTGTCCGTATTATAATAACAAGAGATTAGGGAGAGTTCCAAGAGAAGTAGTTGAATCTATTTTAGGAGTTTCTTTAGTTTTAGAAATGAAAATAGCAAATTATGAATAA
- a CDS encoding prepilin peptidase — MIVLIVLGFIIGSFLNVCVCRIPLGESIVYPASSCRSCSEKIKVFDLIPILSYLVLKGRCRTCGEKISIRYPLIELLNGCLFGLIYWRYGLNLVSIKFIIMIEFLIVIALIDYDTKYVYSKNTYSGMGIGLILDIYLQAFNKICIIDYLLGLLLGIVTIGTIVAVTKAMGAGDIEISALIGIFVGWKLMLLTIFFSLVIGSVISIILVISNRRGLKDEIAFGPYLAMGSIISCLYGTHIIDFYLKTVM, encoded by the coding sequence ATGATAGTTTTAATAGTTTTAGGTTTTATAATAGGAAGTTTTTTGAACGTATGCGTATGTAGAATTCCATTAGGTGAATCTATAGTTTATCCAGCTTCAAGTTGTAGAAGTTGTTCAGAAAAGATAAAAGTCTTTGATCTTATACCAATATTAAGCTATTTGGTCTTGAAAGGAAGATGCAGAACTTGTGGTGAGAAAATTTCTATTAGATATCCCTTAATTGAGTTGTTAAATGGATGCTTATTCGGATTAATATATTGGAGATATGGTCTTAATCTTGTGTCTATAAAGTTCATTATAATGATAGAATTCCTAATTGTAATAGCGTTAATTGATTACGATACTAAATATGTTTACTCTAAAAATACTTATAGTGGAATGGGGATAGGATTAATTTTAGATATTTATTTGCAGGCTTTTAATAAGATATGCATAATAGATTATTTACTTGGATTACTTTTGGGTATTGTAACCATTGGAACTATAGTTGCAGTAACTAAGGCTATGGGAGCTGGAGATATAGAGATTTCTGCATTGATTGGAATTTTTGTAGGATGGAAACTAATGTTGCTAACAATCTTCTTTTCTTTGGTTATCGGTTCAGTTATCTCTATAATATTAGTAATTAGCAATAGGAGAGGATTAAAAGATGAGATAGCCTTTGGTCCTTATCTGGCAATGGGCTCAATTATATCCTGTTTGTACGGAACGCATATTATTGATTTTTACTTAAAAACAGTAATGTAA
- the guaA gene encoding glutamine-hydrolyzing GMP synthase, with amino-acid sequence MGRELVLVIDFGGQYNQLIARRVRENNVYCEIIPYNKSLDEIKAKNPKAIIFTGGPNSVYGDDTPKVDKGVFELGIPVLGICYGHQLTCHLHGGKVESAITREYGKTEINLVNTSKLFKGIDEKEICWMSHTDYVSEVPQGFEIIATTDQCPVAAMQNVEKNFYGVQFHPEVEHTPFGKKMLSNFLFEICDLKADWSMSSFAEEEIKKIKEIVGDKKVLCALSGGVDSSVAAVLVHKAIGKNLTCVFVDHGLLRKDEGDQVEQIFRGQFDMNLIRVNAQERFLGKLAGVSDPEAKRKIIGEEFIRVFEEEANKLGEIDFLVQGTIYPDIVESGTATSATIKSHHNVGGLPEDMEFELIEPLRELFKDEVRAVGEEVGIPHHLVWRQPFPGPGLAIRVLGEITEEKLHITREADAIFREEIALADLEGSIWQYFACLPNIRSVGVMGDERTYCHTVALRAVTSSDAMTSEFARIPYEVLDKVSRRIVNEVKGVNRIVYDITSKPPATIEWE; translated from the coding sequence ATGGGAAGAGAATTAGTACTTGTAATAGATTTTGGTGGCCAATACAATCAGCTAATTGCAAGAAGAGTTAGAGAAAACAATGTTTATTGTGAAATAATACCTTACAATAAATCTCTTGATGAAATAAAAGCTAAAAATCCAAAAGCGATAATATTCACTGGTGGACCAAATAGCGTTTATGGTGATGATACACCAAAGGTAGACAAAGGCGTATTTGAACTTGGAATTCCTGTTCTAGGAATATGTTACGGACATCAATTAACTTGTCATCTACATGGTGGAAAAGTTGAAAGTGCAATAACTCGTGAATATGGAAAAACAGAAATCAACTTAGTGAATACAAGTAAGTTATTTAAAGGGATAGATGAAAAAGAAATCTGTTGGATGAGCCATACAGATTATGTATCAGAAGTTCCACAAGGCTTTGAAATAATTGCAACAACAGATCAATGTCCTGTTGCTGCTATGCAAAATGTAGAGAAGAATTTCTATGGAGTTCAATTCCACCCAGAAGTTGAACATACTCCATTCGGAAAGAAAATGCTTTCAAACTTCTTATTTGAAATCTGTGATTTAAAGGCAGATTGGTCAATGTCTTCCTTCGCAGAAGAAGAAATTAAAAAGATAAAAGAAATAGTAGGAGATAAGAAAGTTCTTTGTGCTTTATCTGGTGGAGTAGATTCATCTGTTGCAGCGGTACTTGTACACAAAGCTATAGGCAAAAACTTAACATGTGTTTTCGTAGACCATGGTTTACTTAGAAAAGATGAAGGTGATCAAGTTGAACAAATCTTCAGAGGTCAGTTTGACATGAACCTTATCAGAGTAAATGCTCAAGAAAGATTTTTAGGAAAGCTAGCTGGAGTTTCAGATCCAGAAGCTAAGAGAAAAATCATCGGTGAAGAATTTATAAGAGTCTTTGAAGAAGAAGCAAATAAGCTTGGAGAAATTGATTTCCTTGTTCAAGGAACAATCTACCCAGATATAGTAGAAAGCGGAACAGCAACTTCTGCTACTATCAAATCACACCATAATGTTGGTGGACTTCCAGAAGATATGGAATTTGAATTAATCGAGCCATTAAGAGAATTATTCAAGGATGAAGTTAGAGCTGTTGGAGAAGAAGTTGGAATTCCACATCACCTAGTGTGGAGACAGCCATTTCCAGGACCAGGTCTTGCTATAAGAGTTCTTGGAGAAATAACAGAAGAAAAACTTCACATAACAAGAGAAGCTGATGCAATCTTCAGAGAAGAAATTGCTTTAGCTGATCTTGAAGGCAGCATATGGCAATATTTCGCTTGCCTACCTAATATAAGATCTGTTGGTGTTATGGGTGATGAAAGAACTTATTGCCATACTGTAGCGTTAAGAGCAGTAACAAGCTCTGATGCTATGACTTCAGAATTTGCTAGAATACCTTATGAGGTTCTTGATAAGGTTTCTAGAAGGATTGTTAATGAAGTTAAGGGCGTAAACAGAATTGTTTACGATATAACTTCAAAACCGCCTGCGACTATTGAGTGGGAATAA
- a CDS encoding replication initiation factor domain-containing protein, with protein MNQKKNNQCLIDYLRCSIPGSNFSTVANNILGIPFSEFAGSNLKGSPFPTYDSCISFANINLHSSQTHNNILIDMSGQACRQYEEYMCRIEGWHWYKLISFILETKGIFSRIDLALDIFDDSSPSVKVLQDYVKRGQLSTKSHKFVEINSGRILDGKLTGFTLYIGSSPQILRIYDKKQERMDNVGEVFNVEKWVRWELELTGKKAMLVAFKISSGKPLNAIIKGILSAHYSFKTKPKSSSDLHNKNRLPNMRWWEKFVDGIEVIPLKVQREKITLKKKKKWIERNTVKSISMVYEAFRSVYGEEYAEIYLKELIEIGKEKITKLDETLIEQRILELVSEDEY; from the coding sequence ATGAATCAAAAGAAAAATAATCAGTGTTTAATTGATTACTTACGTTGTTCAATTCCGGGTAGTAATTTTTCTACTGTGGCTAATAATATTCTAGGGATTCCTTTTTCAGAGTTTGCAGGTTCAAATTTAAAGGGATCACCGTTTCCAACTTATGATAGTTGCATTAGTTTTGCTAATATTAATCTTCATTCAAGTCAAACTCATAATAATATTCTTATAGATATGAGTGGTCAAGCTTGTAGGCAGTATGAAGAGTATATGTGCAGAATTGAAGGGTGGCACTGGTACAAGTTAATTTCTTTCATACTAGAAACCAAAGGAATATTTTCTAGAATCGATTTAGCTTTGGATATATTTGATGATTCAAGTCCATCTGTAAAAGTTCTACAAGATTATGTTAAACGAGGACAGTTAAGTACAAAAAGTCATAAATTTGTTGAAATAAACAGTGGAAGAATTTTAGATGGAAAATTAACTGGATTTACACTCTATATAGGTTCTTCTCCACAGATACTTAGAATTTATGATAAAAAACAAGAAAGAATGGATAATGTAGGAGAAGTTTTTAATGTAGAAAAGTGGGTTAGGTGGGAATTGGAGTTGACTGGTAAGAAAGCTATGTTAGTAGCTTTTAAAATATCTAGCGGTAAACCTCTTAATGCAATAATAAAAGGAATTTTATCAGCTCATTATTCATTTAAAACAAAACCTAAAAGTTCTAGTGATTTACATAATAAAAATAGGTTACCTAATATGAGATGGTGGGAAAAATTTGTTGATGGAATTGAGGTTATACCTTTAAAAGTTCAACGTGAAAAAATAACATTAAAAAAGAAAAAGAAATGGATTGAAAGAAATACTGTTAAATCAATAAGTATGGTGTACGAAGCTTTTAGAAGTGTATATGGAGAAGAATATGCAGAAATTTATTTAAAAGAATTAATTGAAATTGGAAAAGAAAAAATTACTAAATTAGATGAAACGTTAATAGAGCAACGTATATTAGAACTTGTAAGTGAAGATGAATATTAA
- a CDS encoding type IV pilin protein, whose product MQGKTGKERKGFTLIELIIVLAVMAIIASIAIPNFVSVRDNSKRKADAQSCETIKRMMISEVVEGSINDGDTFTYLPSGPTLTDTNNTLSTNTEALLAKELKDVKKPQFKNPIEDTNGDGEYTEVTGAGVSAPTVYTIIISSGNVQVKTS is encoded by the coding sequence ATGCAAGGAAAAACAGGCAAGGAAAGAAAAGGATTTACGCTTATTGAACTTATTATCGTATTAGCTGTTATGGCTATTATAGCAAGTATAGCCATACCAAATTTTGTTTCAGTAAGAGATAATTCAAAGCGTAAAGCAGATGCACAAAGCTGTGAAACCATAAAAAGAATGATGATTTCAGAAGTGGTTGAAGGAAGTATTAATGATGGAGATACCTTTACTTATTTACCAAGTGGTCCAACTTTGACTGATACTAATAATACACTTTCGACTAATACGGAAGCTTTATTGGCTAAAGAATTAAAGGATGTAAAGAAGCCTCAATTTAAAAATCCAATCGAGGACACAAATGGAGATGGAGAGTATACAGAGGTAACCGGTGCAGGAGTTAGTGCTCCAACTGTATATACTATTATTATTTCTAGTGGTAATGTACAAGTAAAAACTTCTTAA
- a CDS encoding tyrosine-type recombinase/integrase translates to MNKTQQKTKYQGVYVDDKGNYFYQTEFGIDRITGKRVRKKGRKDRNGKPFSSASEANKELTRLKREYHKVNSYANYKMTYGQFMNEVYIPYYKTEVEQSTFDVKKRILEKMRDRFSSVPLRSISVEHVQEFRTWLLTSKENGGAGYSQSYASLIFGVLRKSLDKAIEMQYLEQNVSKKVKAIQKGKAIVPYWTKREFEKVINQIYIEDFYEHLNFVMLWVYYMTGIRVNEGTALYWNNVDFIKKRLSVHHMLIIKNRADWKRNSYTKTEDGKRIIALDDDTIKILKAWKNRQKEIGLGGEEDFVFSYDGFPMIKSTIARIINRYSKFAGVKKIQAKGLRHSHASYLINEFNVSVLVLSQRMGHSSPEITLKHYAHMWSGADTEIVGKITGNISIKTAEVTKIKFNGNQTLKK, encoded by the coding sequence ATGAATAAAACACAACAAAAAACAAAATATCAAGGAGTATATGTTGATGATAAAGGAAACTATTTTTATCAGACAGAGTTTGGAATAGATAGAATTACAGGTAAAAGAGTAAGAAAAAAGGGAAGAAAAGATAGGAATGGTAAGCCTTTTTCTTCCGCTTCAGAAGCTAACAAAGAGTTAACTCGCTTAAAAAGAGAATATCATAAAGTTAATTCTTATGCAAATTATAAAATGACATATGGGCAATTCATGAATGAAGTATATATACCTTATTATAAAACAGAGGTCGAACAAAGTACTTTTGATGTTAAAAAAAGAATATTAGAAAAGATGAGGGATAGATTTAGTTCTGTCCCACTTCGTTCTATTTCTGTAGAGCATGTACAAGAATTCCGTACATGGTTGTTAACAAGTAAAGAAAATGGTGGAGCAGGATATTCTCAATCATATGCTAGTCTTATTTTTGGAGTGCTACGTAAGAGTTTAGATAAAGCGATAGAAATGCAATATTTAGAGCAAAATGTATCTAAAAAGGTTAAAGCAATTCAAAAAGGAAAAGCAATAGTTCCATATTGGACAAAGCGAGAATTTGAAAAAGTTATTAATCAAATTTATATAGAAGATTTTTATGAGCATTTGAATTTTGTTATGTTATGGGTTTATTATATGACAGGAATTCGTGTAAATGAAGGTACTGCATTATATTGGAACAATGTTGATTTTATTAAAAAGCGTTTAAGTGTTCATCATATGCTTATTATTAAAAATAGGGCAGATTGGAAAAGGAACTCATATACAAAAACAGAAGATGGAAAGAGAATAATTGCTTTAGATGATGACACTATAAAAATTTTAAAAGCGTGGAAAAATAGACAAAAAGAAATAGGATTAGGCGGGGAAGAAGATTTTGTTTTTAGTTATGACGGATTTCCAATGATTAAGTCAACGATAGCTAGAATAATTAATCGTTATTCTAAGTTTGCAGGAGTAAAGAAGATACAAGCAAAAGGATTACGACACTCTCATGCTTCTTATCTTATTAATGAATTTAATGTGTCAGTACTTGTTCTATCTCAACGTATGGGGCATTCTAGTCCTGAAATAACCTTAAAACATTATGCACATATGTGGAGTGGAGCAGATACTGAAATAGTTGGGAAAATAACTGGTAATATAAGTATTAAAACTGCTGAAGTAACAAAAATTAAGTTTAATGGGAATCAAACATTGAAAAAATAA